A genome region from Triticum aestivum cultivar Chinese Spring chromosome 2B, IWGSC CS RefSeq v2.1, whole genome shotgun sequence includes the following:
- the LOC123041013 gene encoding uncharacterized protein, with product MAEMVGSLVVGEVVSRTSSFLVSKHKERSASACTSESLERLEMARIKMEAALEVSARWQVTDVAMLRWRRRLRRAADECDAAVHRWKLRALEEEEAREALARAWLPSRVARIVASFVSSLLSRRSEEPHAKAVQRFEKLADGAGDFLRYLQSGGAPRRCSLLDDAIVGKPAVSTSTRHGLVQGGRQRCLRSGSRKSGVEIRQLVQ from the coding sequence ATGGCTGAGATGGTCGGATCTCTGGTCGTCGGCGAGGTGGTCAGCAGGACCTCCTCGTTCCTCGTCAGCAAGCACAAGGAGAGGTCGGCGTCGGCCTGCACAAGCGAGAGCCTGGAGAGGCTGGAGATGGCGCGCATCAAGATGGAGGCGGCGCTGGAGGTGTCCGCCCGGTGGCAGGTCACGGACGTGGCGAtgctccggtggcggcggaggctgCGGCGCGCCGCCGACGAGTGCGATGCCGCGGTGCACCGCTGGAAGCTGCGGgccctggaggaggaggaggccagggaggcgctCGCGCGCGCGTGGCTCCCGAGCCGGGTCGCGCGCATCGTGGCTTCCTTCGTGTCGTCGCTCCTCAGCCGCCGCAGCGAGGAGCCCCACGCGAAGGCCGTCCAGAGGTTCGAGAAGCTGGCTGACGGCGCCGGGGATTTCCTGAGGTACCTGCAGTCCGGCGGCGCGCCTCGGAGGTGCTCGCTGCTCGACGACGCCATTGTCGGGAAGCCTGCTGTGAGTACGAGTACGAGGCATGGTCTGGTTCAGGGAGGTCGGCAGCGCTGCCTGCGCTCAGGATCCAGGAAGAGCGGGGTGGAGATTAGACAGCTTGTGCAGTGA